A genomic segment from Lujinxingia sediminis encodes:
- the mce gene encoding methylmalonyl-CoA epimerase — protein MLEKIDHIGIAVRSVEASSVLYRDVLGLAYEGTEEVESQGVKVAFFRLGEAKIELLEPLHDESPIARFLEKNGEGIHHIALGCDDLDAWRARMEEAGVRLLSEEPIDGAHGKLITFMHPRDTGRVLLELTQRRPQG, from the coding sequence ATGCTGGAGAAGATCGACCATATTGGAATCGCGGTGCGTTCGGTGGAGGCAAGCTCGGTACTCTACCGCGATGTTCTGGGCCTGGCCTACGAGGGAACCGAAGAGGTGGAGAGCCAGGGGGTAAAAGTGGCTTTTTTCCGGCTTGGTGAGGCCAAGATCGAGCTGTTGGAGCCCCTGCACGACGAGAGCCCGATCGCACGCTTTTTAGAGAAGAACGGGGAAGGGATTCACCATATCGCGCTGGGATGCGACGATCTCGACGCCTGGCGAGCGCGCATGGAAGAGGCCGGTGTGCGCCTCCTGAGTGAGGAGCCGATTGACGGAGCCCATGGAAAACTCATCACTTTTATGCACCCACGCGATACGGGGCGAGTGCTGCTGGAGCTGACGCAGCGTCGCCCTCAGGGGTGA
- a CDS encoding endonuclease III domain-containing protein produces MYTIPDFATLRRVLDRLYHRYDPPRRADGDDVLGTLVRTILSQQTTRAATDQAFGELLESFNADWHRIAYAPTPTVEDLIRPAGLARQKAQRIQALLIRVHDECHRYDLEHLHQMEPEKARTYLLEFKGVGPKTAAFTLMAACAMPLFPMDTHIFRIFERLGWLDPSLSDEVAHQQMQALIPPDDRLPAHMALVEHGRTLCRARSPLCERCPILRDCPTGSPPPVVPA; encoded by the coding sequence ATGTACACCATCCCCGACTTCGCCACTCTGCGACGCGTTTTGGATCGCCTCTACCACCGCTACGACCCTCCGCGCCGCGCTGACGGCGATGACGTGCTGGGCACGCTGGTGCGCACGATCCTCAGCCAACAAACCACCCGTGCGGCCACCGACCAGGCCTTCGGCGAGCTTTTGGAGTCGTTCAACGCCGACTGGCACCGCATTGCATATGCCCCCACGCCGACCGTGGAAGACCTTATCCGCCCGGCGGGGCTTGCCAGACAGAAAGCACAACGCATTCAGGCGCTGCTCATCCGGGTCCACGATGAGTGTCACCGCTACGATCTGGAGCATCTGCACCAGATGGAGCCTGAAAAGGCGCGCACCTACCTTTTAGAGTTCAAAGGTGTTGGACCAAAGACTGCGGCCTTTACGCTGATGGCAGCCTGTGCCATGCCCCTCTTCCCGATGGACACACACATCTTCCGCATCTTCGAGCGTCTGGGCTGGCTTGACCCCTCACTCAGCGATGAAGTGGCCCACCAGCAGATGCAGGCCCTCATTCCCCCCGACGATCGCCTCCCGGCACATATGGCGTTGGTCGAACACGGACGCACTCTGTGCCGAGCCCGATCTCCTTTATGCGAGCGCTGCCCCATTCTCAGGGACTGCCCCACCGGCAGCCCCCCCCCAGTGGTTCCCGCCTGA